The Alnus glutinosa chromosome 1, dhAlnGlut1.1, whole genome shotgun sequence region attactgtttgagggcattttttttcttcaaacaaaatttaacatctaaaaatgaaatattctaTCTGATTTAACAAGATCCCCTAACGGAAGAGCGGTAACGGTATGAAAATAGTAGTTCtatgctctcttttggttgatgtgtcagttcatggtgacatgttgacaatggccaATAATTGATggagggaaaaggtaattacccctttaaatttaatttcaagtattccatgaaaaaagaaagaaagtaaaattaaatttagacccTTAAAAAACTAAAGCATATAGTATTGTAAGCTTTTTTTTTACATCACCTGAGCTAAATAGGTATGTAATTACATACCCATTctaaatttttatgtttttataataatttataactAAAAGGAAAGCTTCAATGCATGTATCCATAATCTTACTTGGTGTTTGTGATCCTTTGTAAGCTTAGTTGAAATAATAGGAGCTAATTAAGAGTCTCAAGAAATTATAGGCAAAGCTTGAAGGCTTGCTGCTCTGTTAGTATATTCAGAGAATTGTCTTTTTCGACACTATTGATGTAATATTGTCaatttattattagatttttttaaaaaaaaataaaaataaaataaatttaaaaatagattgacaatgccacatcagcatagtaaaataataatagaacgAGAGTATGCTATGTAACATTACTGTTTCCAAAAAGGAAGGTTAGCTTGCCAAGTTTTCCACATGGTGGACAAGATGAATGGTATCTTATCCTTATTTTGGCTATTAGTGTTAGTCGTTAGTGCGGATTGGATAACTATAGTTTTActattacaaattgatgtggaAGTTGATATGCTACAAGTTTTCCACAGGGTGGactaatgatatttttttttacgtaTATATGATGATTGATATCAATAATGTAACTACAGACACAAAAGCCGCCACTCAAGCCTCAAGGTGTCCCAGGCACTTAAATAAATCTAGCTAGCTTGTATTCTTATTTCGGAATCGCATTCAGTTTCTGCAAATTTGGGATTGAAGTTAATCCCAGATTTGTTGCCAAAGATCTCGCTTGGAGATTAATAAAGAAAGAATCCCGAGATTGGAGTATAGAGGAGTCCGAGTCTAAGTCAAACTCTGACGGCTCTCCTAGGATAAAGAATATGAAACCCTAGCGGCTAGGGTGCTCATCATCCAACTTATAAATAGTCCAATATCCTAGGTTTAAACAACTTACTAAATTCTCGATTATTAAGCAGACTTTTCTCATAGAAGTTAATTTAAGCATCGAAGAGAGACCCCAGTCCCATATTGAAGATACTCATGGGTATTAAGTCTCATATTACTTAGTTACTTGGTAAAATTGGTCTTTATAAAGAATtctagaaaaaatttcaaattgactaatcaACACTTTTTCCTGAGTTTTTACAAAACCTGACATGATAAGCTACGGATCCACATCTAACAAAGAGATAGATGTAGCTAACAAAGAGATAGAATACATCTTAATTTGAATTACAAGAAACTAATTGGATCAGCTCGAGTCTTGTTGGTGGAGAGATCAACATCGACTCTATCTGCTGCCACCCTGCATCAGTGACCACTTGAAAAAGATTACTCAGTGGAGTACTTCCTCATTGTTTCCGGTCTGTTTCCACCGCAAGTCTTTTTGAGCATATTTTCCAAGTCAACAAGCGTAGTGGGAGAAAACAAAGtatttttatagatattttCCAAGTCCACAAGCGTAGTGGGAGAAAACGAAGTATTTTATAGATATTTTCCAAGTCAACAAGCGTAGTGGGAGAAAACAAAGTATTTTATAGATAAGAGATCTTCATTATTTCTGTATTAGTTTCTGATTTAGGATGGCCCCTGTTTCcttttgtcttatttatttGCTCTCACACTTCGTCATGCTTCTTTCGGCTCAAGAAGAAATGAGATACACCCAAAGATGTGCACCATTTCGCTGTGGAAATCTGAAGACGATTGGCTTTCCATTCGCGAATAACACAAACCCCGAATGCGGTTTGTTCACAGTAGATTGTCGGGATCAGAATCCGACGATCCAACTGGAGAACGGTGGAGGACCATATGAAGTTCTAAACATCTCACCAGATAACACCATTATACGTATCTTTGACGAACAGCTTTCGGAGTACTTGAAATCCAATAGATGCGACCACTTAACCAATTTGGCTTTTCCCAACTCTTCGTTCATCTCTTTTGAAATCGCCACACCCAAAAAGACCTTTTTTAAATGCAATCGAACTCCCGATATTTCTCCCcctacaaattttaaaaaaatgagctTCAATGACCATAATACCTACTTTAGTATTTCAAGCGACAGTGTTCCCACTTCTCTTTCTAGATGTTCAATTATTCAGCTCCCAAAGAATCTGAGTCTACATCATCCTCCGTCGCCAGCGATGATGACCTGTTTAGGCTTTTAACCCCTGAGTTCGACCTTCGGGTGCGTGTCTCTGAGGATTGTTACAAATGTTATCAGAGAGAAGGTCAATGTAAGCCCGACTACAACGGAAAACTTTATTGTGACGAGGCAGAGAAAGGTATAGACCTAGGAATAACACAACAATATTTGGGATACACGCATACATTCATGAAAATGCATTTAAATTTCTGTCTTTTTACGTTGTATTTATTCCTAATACTTGTGCTGCTCTTATATATTTCTGTTCCATGCCATAACCCCACTCCTATGAAGCGATAGCTTTAGCTGATTTGGATTTGTGTCAAATTTGGATTATGAGTAATAGTGATAACTTTGTTGCAATATATAAAACCCATATCAGATACATATATATGAGCTGGTTTTGACATTAATTTCTTTCTTACTAACCCTGCTAGGGATTTGATCAAAGGCTGCCAATTTAGCTGCTTCACTTCAATCTTCATTGTTTAAACTAACATCTTTTATGTTTCTATCTTCTGTTGCAGGGATCAGTATAAAAAAGAAACTGGCGATAGCAGCATTAGGTGAGATATCACTTCAATCAAATTTCCTTTTTGTTGATATTAGTAGTCACATATTTCTTGTTGATATTATTCCATCTGGTGGTGATCTATTGTATCTTCAACACGTCCATAAATTGGAACCCTCTCTTTTACTCCATCCGAAGGTGTGGCTAATTATTAAATCCTTGGAGTCTCCTCAATCAGTTTTGGTAATGGCTCCACTGTACTCTCTCCATTTTTGTCGGTCTAAGGATATACTATATATGGAATCCATTGTAAGACTTGTAAAGATGTTGTCAAGTATTCAAAATTCTATGTtgcacttttttcttttggacctATAATAgacaatttttcatatatagTTGATGATTTTCCATCCGAGGCTCCCTCTCTGGCAATCAAAACTTGTTCATGTCTTGTCTGGTGTCCCTACAAGAAATTGTTTAGGTTTCTAATCTCTATTCCTTTATTACAGCCTCTTTATCTGCTGGAATAATTGGAGTTGTAATGGTTATAATCTGCTGCTTGATCAAGGGAAAGTTCTCAtccaataaaattatttatttttggaaaaatgaaaGTCTAAACCATAAGACTATCAGGGCCTTTCTAACGAACCATGGACCTCTTGCTATTAGAAGATACAGTTACTCAGATATCAAGAAAATGACCAACTTCTTTAGAGATGAATTAGGCGAAGGGGGCTATGGTGGCGTCTACAAGGGACAGTTACCAAATGGTTGTCTCGTAGCAGTGAAGGTTCTGAAAGAATCAAGAGGTGATGGAGAGGAATTCATTAACGAGGTTGCAAGCATTAGTAGAACCTCCCATGTCAACATTGTCTCTCTTATAGGCTTTTGCTTTGAGGGTTCTAAAAGAGCTCTCATCTACGAGTTTATGCCTAATGGATCTCTTGAGAAGTTCATATATAAAGAAAGTTATTCGAAGGCTGGCCGGCTATTGGAATGGGAGACACTATACAAGATTGCACTTGGCATTGCTCAAGGATTAGAGTATTTACATAAAGGTTGCAACACACAAATCTTGCATTTTGACATAAAGCCTCACAATATTTTGTTGGATGAGAACTTTTGCCCAAAAATATCTGATTTTGGCCTTGCAAAAATATGCCCTAGAGAAAAGAGTATTATATCAATGTTGGGTGCAAGAGGGACTGCAGGATATATAGCTCCGGAAGTATTTTGTAGAAATTTTGGAGGGGTCTCTCACAAGTCAGATGTTTATAGCTACGGAATGATGGTTTTTGAAATGGTtgaaggaagaaggaatataGATGTCGAGATTGATTGTGCCAGTGAAATATATTTTCCCCATTGGATTTATAAGCGACTTGAACAAGATGAAGATCTAGGTCTACAGGACCTTATGAATGAAGAGGATCACGAAAGTGCAAGGAAGATGATAATAGTAAGTTTGTGGTGCATCCAGACTGACCCTTCAAACCGGCCGTCGATGAGTAGAGTTGTTAATATGTTGGAAGGGAGTCTCGGATCCTTGCAAGTACCACCCAAGCCTTACTTGTCTTCACCGTCAAGATCGCCAGAAGATTCTCCGACAATGGTGTCAATACAGTATGATTCTATAATTCCCTAAAATgcatctttatttttattttatttttttggaaggaAGTTTTAACGTTAAAGTGGTAACTAGCATCTTTTGTGAAGTGCATCAATGATTAGCTTGTGGATGCGTATTACAGTTAAAGACTTTACTACCTTTAATTGCCTAAACTATGGGAtcatatctgctgtgttggctTCCATCATGAATCTATATTGTTGTGAGCCCCGTTAAATATGTACtttttaaaagataaagtaATCTGGGCCgttaaaaaattatagcatattgtgctgtaatatttttttacagcacctaagtgaAATCCAGATGTAACTACGTACCCATTCTAAATTATGTTTGTATAATAATTTATAACTAAAAGGAAAGCTTCAACGTATATATCCGGATGTAACTACTATTAAAGGCTTGCTACTTGCTGCTCTGTTAATATTAGTTGATGCTCGGTATATTCAGAGAACTGCCTTTTTTgactgtcaaaatttttaaaagagagTCTAAATAGCATACTCTCATCCCACCCTATTCGGCATTGCTGACGTAGTATTGTCAAGTTGTCATTggaatttcttttaattaaaattaatctaaaagtaaattaataatGTCATATCAGTATAGTAAAATGGTAGTAGAATGAGAGTATgttatgtaacattactctttccaAAAAGGAAGGTTAGCTTGCCAAGTTTGCCACAGTCAAAGGGTGGACAAGATGAATGGTATCTTATGTTAAAGATAATATGTTGGTAGTCCCGCATTGCTAAGATAGAAGGCTCATTCTTATTCTCCtctctataaataagagagcattctttatattcaatcatttaaTAAAAGCAATATGTAGCCTATAGGGCTTCCGTGTGTGGATGTAGGCATACTGCCGAACCACCTTAAGTTTgtgtcttttattatttttgcaagtctctatttttaataatccgctttattttcttttagttttatgttttctttcatggtattagagctaatAGGCTAACGTCAATTGTTAGATTCTGGGCTAagtcttttttgttgtttacttatttctattttttttttagttcttttatttCCCTACTATTTCTTTTTGGTTCAGATTGTTTTCACAATCACAAaacccttattttcttttatttttctgtaatcACAATCAGATTGTGATCGTGTTTTCACAATCACGAAATCCTTTTAGTATTGTTCCCTGGTTTCTTGCTCATATCTCTCTAAGTCACAGAGaatagcatttctttttcttgtctctATGTTTTAAGCTTATATTCTTAGAAAAGGCTTgtgcttcttcctctctttccttatttttctcatGGTTTTGTCTTTAATCATCCCATTATATCATACGACAAAACCATATGAGACagtaagatttttcttttaccttttttttttggttataaaaaaaaaagatgtcgAGTCGTTTTGCCCAGCGTCGTTTCCTACAGAGTGGGCCAGTTTGTGTCCACGCTTTTGTACATTGGAGATCTTGCATAGAACATGGCCGATTCGCAGCTCTACGACTTTTTCAGCCACATTGGTTAGGTGATCGTTTCTACCAATACAAAGGTGATCGTTTCTATCAATTAATACATTTTTCTATCAAGTTTTTCCGGTGGAGGGGATCATTTCACTACCGTAGATCATTACcctttgtatttgattttattttgttgtaatctgatgaaaaaaaaaaaaaaaaaacccaattggCTTCAAGTGCCTCCTCTGGAGGCGcgtcactcttttttttttatcttagttTCAAAGTGTAGTTAAGCCCTAATTATTGTAAGGAAGatagcaaaaagaaagaaaaaaaatcaaaaaaatcagaagaggcaaaaaaaaaaaaatgcccaaaaaaaaaaaaaaaaagaggccaaAGTTGCCCACATTGTTCTGGCCCTTTGTTGGCCCATTACTTACACTCggcctttgtggtattgtttcaaactCAGGCCCATTTCAGTCCATTATTGACTTTCATATTTGGTCCTTAGTTGGCCCATTATTTGTAATGTGGCATTTGTAGTATTGTTTTAAGCTCATGCCCATTTCAGCCCTCAGTTGGCTTCCATGTaaggcccatagttggcccactATTTGTAAtttggcatttgtggtattgttttaaGCTCATGCTCATTTCAGCCCTCAGTTGGCTTCCATGTAAGGCCCATAATTGACCTGTTCTAACCCAAAAGTTGTCGATGTTCAAGAGCCAAATATGGCGCCATCACCTTCTTCAGTATTGTGTTCAAGAAGCAAACTCAAGATTTTATAAGttttcaccttgagtttgagggagaATGTTAAAGATAATATGTTGGTAGTCCCGCATTGCTAAGATAGAAGGCTCATTCATATTCTCCtctctataaataagagagcactctttatatttaatcattcaatAAAAACAATATGTAGCCTATAGGGCTTTCGTGTGTGGATGTAGGCATACTGCCGAACCACCTTAAGTTTgtgtcttttattatttttgcaagactctatttttaatattttgctttattttcttttagttttatgttttctttcatcttACCCTTACTTTTGCTATTAGTGTTAGTTACATGGATCTTATATGTGATCTTATTAGTGCCGATTGGATAGCTATAGTTTTACTATAACTATTTTATAAACCGGCACGGAAGTTCATGTACTACAATTTTTACCACAAGTTTTTGACAAACTTGATGTGATAGTaaaaatgtttaattatttaattaattattgtcacATCAAGTTTGTAAATgacttgtaataaaaattgtagtactcttaacatttttcatttgattgTGATTAATGTTGTAAATGTCGTATGGATTTTCACATCAATTTGCAAGTAATttgtagtaaaaaaaattgtaataccctaaatattttcaattttcaattattttttagtgtATAATTCTTTTTACTGTTCGGGTTATCCCCCTACAAATATATGATATTTGGCTCGGTCTATAGTTTTATTATTGATGAAACTTCAATCAACAAAAAGAGaatgaacaaaataataaaataaatgtccTAATATCTTTCTAACGTTGGTATGTTGTTGAGTtatttaatgctccgtttgttttggcgtaaaatgttttctgaaaatattttcggcatttttctggtgtttggtgggtgcaaaaaataatggtcaacagaaatcattttcagtttgactgtaaaagtttctttaatttttaaaaaacgatttacgattttcaaaatcgtaaatcgttttatggatttaaactcttcattcttgtacgcacgtttgtgggaatccgaCACCGCCGAACATAGAAGTTTGTTGGTAACTCAACTCTATAGCCAAAGATTTCTGAATTTTAGTATCCGATTGTCGGAATCTGGCGAAATTGGCTGGATTTCGACCAAACTGGCCGAAATCTAACCAGTACAGCCGAATTATGGCCAAtttagccggattccggcaaacaAGATTCCAGCTGTTTTGGCTGGAATCCGGCTGTACTGGTTAGATTTCGATCAGTTTGGCCGAAATCCAACAACAGTGGCCAGACGTCGTCGAATTCTGACAATGGTTGCTAGATTGCGTTTTAcgccgttggtgattttttcgtacgagccaaacgccgaaaaatattttcagaaaaatcattttttcttaaaaatgattttattgaaaatattttataaaagaaaacattttatatctaaacaaacgaagcataaatgtcaatttaatctTCTTCATGACAAGTAAAAATGTCTCCCtttattaatgctttttagaaagtattttttaaattttatttaaaataatatttagataTGACATAAGGTGAAActaatttgaattatttgttaagagtaatgtttcttgcataattcttacacaactctaacaacttttttttaagaaaccaTTAAATATTTAGAGCTCAAATttaggaaaacaaattcaatggttgatcataaaaaaaattaattagagttatgcaaaagttgtgtaagaatcattactcatttgctaatatttgttttttttttaaaaaaacccaaaaaagaaaagaaaaaagtgttatcaatcaaaataattttgactcaCTCTCAAATTACTGTCCTTGTTTCTATTTTGGGATGATCTAAATATTATCTATTTGGAAAAGTCATTAGacataattattaatttctcttttaatttatttaaaccttcaatatattattatttatttatattatttaaatgaaataggaaaaaaatagttttaaaaactatatattttattaagaagatattttattttgaaaagaatcaCAATGCTCAAGGGAAGGCTCAAGTGTTTTGGGCCTTTTGGCGCACTGCAAAAGTCCCGCGCTACATTTAAGTTGGACCACAAGGCTCCCCACTCCCCCGCTGAAAGTTCTCTTAATCATTCTTTACATGGGGAAACGTTCatgaatctattaaaaataaatttaaaaaataaaaaaaaaaatcgtccaCCAACTCTTCCTACAGTTTTATACGTTCAATTTAATTAGTGAAAGAACTTTAGACCGAATGATTgccaattaatttttaaagaggGAAGCCAATTTCAATCTGAGCCATATGATTATAAAATAGGCACAGAATTGTGATGGACTATTGTACGTGGGGGTGTATCCAGGTGCTTCGCAGATCATTGTACGTGATGATTATATCACGGAAGGATGCACCTGATTTTGAAAGATCATGACTGAGTGGTCATTCGTCTTTTGGATGGAAGCCAACAATTCCGCAGCAAGATATGAAAGCCAAAGCCAAAGCCAAAAGCAAAGCTATATATGATGCCGAACTTCGAGAAACAAAAAGATACAAAGACACTTTCTTTATTCCTGCCGCAGCCAAATTACCAAACACCCGATTCCCCACTATCccatcatcttttctttttttgttttttttctctttatcttTACCTTCgccatttctttttttggggaCGGACCCACAGTTAAAGGAGAATTTAGTCAATTTACCGAATTAGCAGCATGGATACTTTAGTCAACTCAAGGTAAATTTTTGGGTTTATTCAAACGCTAAAATAACCGTGACTCGTTTATTGAAGCATGAGTGGTAGGGCACGCGTGTCAGAACATCGTTGGAGTACGAAAGATCATCCCGATTATGAGACAAATCACGCCTTTGGCATTGGACATTATGGGAGGAGCGCTTTGTCTTCACAAGCCAACCTTCCCACGTGTCGCTCGCCTGCTCAACCCGCCATCGACATCCGGTTCTACACTCTCCCGTGTTCCTCAATCCTATCCGTTCATAAACCAACCGCACTACCTGGTCCCCATCGAATCGATGGTCCACATAGACAGCCCCGAATTCATCAAGCGGATCTGAAAGTCAAGGGTATGATAGTCATTTATGTAAAATCACCTCACTGTAAAACAGAGTACCATACGTTACATGCTTTTCAGAGGgtctttattaaaataaaacccCTCAACTCCCCATTAATTACCCATTTAACACTCTCTCCACTCCTCACAACGCTGAAAACCACCCCCCCTTCGGTCTCACTCCAGCGAACCCTTCacccctttctctctctgtctctcaactTGCAGACAACAATGGTGAAACCCACTATCATTGTTGTACACTTCACTATCTACCTCTTCATTCTTCACTTGTTTCACTCCAAAGCTTATGCAAACCCAGATTTGGAAGCTCTAATGGCTTTCAAAGCCGCCTCAGACACAGCCAACAAGCTTACGTCCTGGAACTCCACCTCCAACCCATGCGACTGGTCCGGCGTCTCCTGCGTCCACAACCGAGTCTCGCGGCTCGTCCTCGAGGACCTGGATCTCCGCGGGTCGTTCGAGCCCATAACCGCTCTGACTCAGCTCCGAGTTCTCAGCCTCAAGCGAAACCGCCTCTCGGGTCATATTCCCGACCTCTCCAACCTCACGGCTCTCAAGCTTCTTTTCCTCTCCGGCAACGATTTCTCCGGCCAGTTCCCGCCGTCCGTACCGACGCTGTCCCGGCTATACCGCCTTGATCTATCGTACAACAACTTGTCCGGCGAGGTTCCGGTGACGATTAACGGTTTGACCCGCCTCCTCACCCTCCGGCTTGAGGAGAACCGGTTTTTTGGATCGATTTCCGGCCTAAACCTCTTGAATCTGCAGGATTTCAACGTTTCCGGTAACCAGCTCTCCGGTGAAGTACCCAGATCCTTATCGGGTTTCCCCGAGTCCGCTTTTGCTCAGAACCCGGCTCTCTGCGGGTCGCCGATGCAGAAATGCAAGAATGTTTCGGCGGACCCAACCAGACCCGGATCCGACGGAGCCATTGCCTCGCCGTTAATGCCGGCTACTAATCCAAACACCATAGTAGCATCGTCACCGAGCTCACTCCCTTCAAGCTCTATACCGTCCAAATCGGGCAACAATCACCACGCTGGAGCGTCCAAGTTAAGCCCAGTAGCTATAGTAGCCATAATCCTCGGCGATGTGTTGGTCCTGGCCGTGGTCTCCCTCGTCCTCTACTGCTACTTCTGGCGAAGCTACGCGACCAAAATGCGGGACGGAAAGGGGTCGAAGCTGCTGGAGAGCGAGAAGATCGTGTACTCGTCGAGCCCGTACACGGCGCAGCCCGGGTTCGAGAGAGGCCGAATGGTGTTTTTCGAGGGGGTCAAGCGGTTCGAGCTGGAGGACCTGCTCCGGGCCTCTGCGGAGATGCTGGGGAAAGGTGGGTTCGGGACAGCGTACAAGGCGGTGCTCGATGACGGGAATGTGGTGGCGGTGAAGAGGCTCAAGGATGCGAGCGTGGGAGGGAAGAGAGAGTTCGAGCAGCACATGGAGTTGTTGGGTCGGCTCAGGCATCCCAACGTGGTTAGTCTGAGGGCTTACTACTTCGCCAGGGAGGAGAAGCTGCTGGTCTACGATTACATGCCCAATGGCAGCTTGTTTTGGCTTCTTCACGGTATGTTTCCGTTTTTTACAAttgcaatctttttttttttccttgtttaaaTTCTGTTTGTTTGCCAAGGAAAGTAGCTGTTGGGAGATTGGTCATTGCGCTAGTTAAGTGAGATTTTTGTGTTCATCAATTGTATCAATTGCCTCTGATTTTATCACTGGAATTTTCTACCCGTGGGTGGTGGCGCTATGGTTGGGATTAGTTTTAGTTTAGGTTGTTGATCAGCGTGGTACACGTGGGGCATGTGAATCAAGGAGATGGTTGTTGTTGGCCccattagggttttaggttcaGTTCTTTGATGCACTTTGGACCGTCTGATTGGAGCTTGTAGAAATCCTAGGTTTGCCAGGCTGTCATACCTGGGGATAGCGAGTGAAAGTTTGTGTGCGTGGCTTGGTTTGGTCGGTCTCAAGGACGCGGGACCCCCCAATCCCTTCAGTAGTGTCTTTTATctgcttttcctttttgttcttttcctgTAGTGTTTATAGACACTAGCCGCTAGGGCCTAAGTAAACCATTAGCATTTGACAATTGACCACATCATTCCCCACGATCCAGGTCGCATTAAATATTCCTCTTTAGTG contains the following coding sequences:
- the LOC133852833 gene encoding rust resistance kinase Lr10-like; this translates as MFNYSAPKESESTSSSVASDDDLFRLLTPEFDLRVRVSEDCYKCYQREGQCKPDYNGKLYCDEAEKGISIKKKLAIAALASLSAGIIGVVMVIICCLIKGKFSSNKIIYFWKNESLNHKTIRAFLTNHGPLAIRRYSYSDIKKMTNFFRDELGEGGYGGVYKGQLPNGCLVAVKVLKESRGDGEEFINEVASISRTSHVNIVSLIGFCFEGSKRALIYEFMPNGSLEKFIYKESYSKAGRLLEWETLYKIALGIAQGLEYLHKGCNTQILHFDIKPHNILLDENFCPKISDFGLAKICPREKSIISMLGARGTAGYIAPEVFCRNFGGVSHKSDVYSYGMMVFEMVEGRRNIDVEIDCASEIYFPHWIYKRLEQDEDLGLQDLMNEEDHESARKMIIVSLWCIQTDPSNRPSMSRVVNMLEGSLGSLQVPPKPYLSSPSRSPEDSPTMVSIQYDSIIP
- the LOC133852817 gene encoding probable leucine-rich repeat receptor-like protein kinase At1g68400, coding for MVKPTIIVVHFTIYLFILHLFHSKAYANPDLEALMAFKAASDTANKLTSWNSTSNPCDWSGVSCVHNRVSRLVLEDLDLRGSFEPITALTQLRVLSLKRNRLSGHIPDLSNLTALKLLFLSGNDFSGQFPPSVPTLSRLYRLDLSYNNLSGEVPVTINGLTRLLTLRLEENRFFGSISGLNLLNLQDFNVSGNQLSGEVPRSLSGFPESAFAQNPALCGSPMQKCKNVSADPTRPGSDGAIASPLMPATNPNTIVASSPSSLPSSSIPSKSGNNHHAGASKLSPVAIVAIILGDVLVLAVVSLVLYCYFWRSYATKMRDGKGSKLLESEKIVYSSSPYTAQPGFERGRMVFFEGVKRFELEDLLRASAEMLGKGGFGTAYKAVLDDGNVVAVKRLKDASVGGKREFEQHMELLGRLRHPNVVSLRAYYFAREEKLLVYDYMPNGSLFWLLHGNRGPGRTPLDWTTRLKIAAGAARGLAFIHISCKSLRLTHGNIKSTNILVDRTGNARVSDFGFSVFAAPALTAPRANGYRAPESVLDGRKLTQKSDVYSFGVLLLELLTGKCPSVVDSGGTGCGYAGGVLDLPRWVQSVVREEWTAEVFDLELMRYKDIEEEMVGLLQVAMSCTAASPDQRPKMCQVVKMIEEIRGVETSPCHDSLDSVSESPSLSEDTCGASQ